A part of Candidatus Hinthialibacter antarcticus genomic DNA contains:
- the hflK gene encoding FtsH protease activity modulator HflK produces MDKNFQDWFEELPLEEQKRRKEQMANMQPPAWIKKWVPTVIILSIVFFGLLVFRPWVTIDTDEIGVVLRLGEFSRTLGPGIHFRLPPPVELIYTPQVTQVKRIEIGFRSRPGTTPAQQVSGESYMLTGDENIAEVKIAVQFLINDPVKYLFNADDVEETVKDIAESAMRKVVGDYPIDAVLTDRREDIAAEIKLEIQALCENYNLGVSIKQVQLQGVDVPPEVQPAFRQVVSARENQVRFVNEAEGYRNSEVPKAEGKVQELLQEAQAYRVKRIAESQGVVERFAAVLREYEAAPEVTKTRLYLETMEKVLEGKTKVIIGTQSQNDVLKFLNVTPSGLTPTLPIAPDPQGGR; encoded by the coding sequence ATGGACAAGAATTTTCAAGACTGGTTTGAAGAGCTGCCGCTCGAAGAACAAAAGCGGCGCAAGGAGCAAATGGCGAATATGCAACCACCAGCATGGATAAAGAAATGGGTTCCCACCGTTATCATTCTCTCGATCGTATTTTTTGGTTTGTTAGTGTTTCGTCCGTGGGTCACGATTGACACCGACGAGATCGGCGTGGTGTTGCGGTTGGGGGAATTCAGCCGCACCTTGGGGCCGGGCATCCACTTTCGTTTGCCGCCTCCGGTTGAATTGATTTATACCCCCCAGGTTACGCAGGTCAAACGCATCGAAATCGGCTTTCGCTCCCGGCCTGGAACCACGCCTGCGCAGCAAGTGTCGGGCGAGAGTTACATGTTGACTGGCGACGAAAACATTGCCGAGGTTAAGATTGCGGTACAGTTTCTCATCAATGATCCGGTCAAATATCTCTTCAATGCTGATGATGTTGAAGAGACCGTGAAAGACATCGCTGAATCAGCCATGCGTAAAGTCGTTGGCGATTATCCCATCGACGCAGTATTGACTGATCGCCGGGAAGACATCGCCGCTGAAATCAAATTGGAGATTCAAGCGCTCTGTGAGAATTACAACCTGGGCGTTTCGATCAAACAGGTGCAACTGCAAGGCGTCGATGTGCCGCCGGAGGTGCAGCCCGCATTTCGCCAAGTGGTGAGCGCTCGCGAAAACCAGGTGCGGTTCGTTAATGAAGCCGAAGGCTACCGCAACAGCGAAGTGCCCAAGGCGGAAGGCAAGGTGCAGGAACTGCTGCAGGAAGCGCAAGCCTATCGCGTCAAGCGCATCGCGGAATCTCAAGGTGTGGTGGAGCGTTTCGCCGCTGTGCTGCGCGAATATGAGGCCGCGCCCGAAGTCACAAAAACGCGTCTCTATCTCGAAACCATGGAAAAGGTCCTCGAAGGCAAAACGAAAGTGATTATTGGGACTCAAAGCCAAAACGACGTACTCAAGTTTTTGAATGTAACCCCGTCGGGACTTACGCCTACGCTGCCGATTGCGCCAGACCCACAAGGAGGGCGATAA
- a CDS encoding tetratricopeptide repeat protein, whose protein sequence is MLTAFQSGCITTRSDMLREINADMGRIQQELNSKQTQRQQMTEERRRVIEEMNAKLREEAEQYEPAPALQPTAPGGSVLSTSIDAPSILTDTQAGTAFRRAQAFYNRGDYKDAAEEFVLAYRYAGEENMQARSLYWLGESYYRLRDWERAISCFNKFETEFSQHKLASAAQLKKGFSLLQDGQTVSGRATLRILIETYPGSAEAPLAEQRLKETE, encoded by the coding sequence ATGCTGACCGCGTTTCAGAGCGGGTGCATCACCACGCGTTCGGACATGCTGCGTGAAATCAACGCCGACATGGGCCGCATTCAACAAGAACTGAATAGCAAACAAACCCAGCGCCAACAAATGACCGAAGAGCGCCGCCGCGTGATCGAAGAAATGAACGCAAAATTGCGCGAAGAAGCCGAACAGTATGAACCGGCGCCAGCGTTGCAGCCCACGGCGCCCGGTGGGTCGGTTTTGTCGACAAGTATTGACGCCCCCTCGATTCTAACCGATACCCAAGCAGGCACGGCCTTTCGCCGTGCGCAGGCGTTTTACAATCGCGGCGACTATAAAGACGCCGCCGAAGAATTTGTCTTGGCCTATCGTTATGCGGGCGAAGAAAACATGCAGGCGCGTTCGCTCTATTGGCTGGGCGAGAGTTATTACCGGCTGCGTGATTGGGAACGCGCGATTTCATGCTTCAACAAATTCGAAACGGAATTCTCGCAACATAAATTGGCGTCCGCCGCGCAGTTGAAGAAAGGCTTTTCGCTATTGCAAGACGGGCAGACGGTCAGCGGACGCGCAACCTTGCGGATATTGATTGAAACCTACCCCGGTTCCGCTGAAGCCCCGCTGGCAGAGCAGCGCCTTAAAGAAACCGAATAA
- a CDS encoding family 10 glycosylhydrolase gives MKLQTICLITFVVIVSSLQADADSRRAIWVTRWDFKTAADIRVIIENAKALNASDVLFQVRGNATVFYPSKLEPWAWELTSDDARSTGKDPGWDPLRTAIDAAHASGLRLHAWVNVFPGWRGGDAPPKSARQLWTTHRSWFMVDHHGSFMWPTKAFYSFLSPGIPEVQKHTAAVMKEMVELYPDLDGIHMDYIRYPGNKELGAYRNFSFDKTSVARFKQQYKRSPRHDSDEWSRFKRDQVGDSLQLIRKQTKAVNADIELSATFFADINKATEEKGQDPSLWLQNEWIDWAVPMVYQRSAAKYQESLDALKLHLGTQWNWRMVPGLLATSISPDILQAQLKATADEKFGGAALFAYSALYKNHKPNSKASRVRTIWREEMVQELLTKSPAEAQTPTGDDES, from the coding sequence ATGAAGTTACAAACAATTTGCCTGATTACGTTCGTTGTGATTGTCAGTTCATTGCAGGCGGACGCAGATTCGCGGCGGGCGATTTGGGTCACCCGTTGGGATTTCAAAACAGCGGCGGACATTCGCGTCATTATTGAAAACGCCAAAGCGCTTAACGCATCGGACGTGTTGTTTCAAGTTCGCGGAAACGCAACGGTGTTTTATCCCTCCAAACTCGAACCCTGGGCGTGGGAACTCACCAGCGACGATGCGCGTTCGACCGGGAAAGACCCTGGATGGGACCCGCTGCGGACCGCCATCGACGCCGCGCACGCCTCCGGGCTGCGGCTTCACGCCTGGGTCAATGTGTTTCCCGGATGGCGCGGCGGCGACGCCCCACCCAAGTCAGCCCGCCAGTTATGGACGACCCACCGCAGTTGGTTTATGGTCGATCATCACGGTAGTTTTATGTGGCCGACCAAAGCGTTTTATTCGTTTCTTTCCCCCGGGATTCCAGAGGTGCAAAAACACACCGCTGCCGTGATGAAAGAAATGGTCGAACTCTACCCCGACCTCGACGGCATCCACATGGATTACATTCGCTACCCGGGCAACAAAGAGCTCGGCGCGTATCGCAATTTTTCGTTCGACAAAACCAGCGTGGCGCGTTTTAAACAACAATACAAACGCTCGCCTCGCCATGATTCAGACGAATGGAGCCGTTTTAAACGCGACCAGGTGGGCGACTCGTTGCAGTTAATCCGAAAGCAAACCAAAGCGGTGAATGCTGACATCGAACTGAGCGCGACGTTTTTTGCTGATATCAATAAAGCTACCGAAGAAAAAGGCCAGGACCCGTCGCTGTGGTTGCAGAATGAATGGATCGACTGGGCTGTCCCGATGGTGTACCAACGCAGCGCGGCGAAATATCAGGAATCATTGGATGCGTTGAAATTACACTTGGGGACGCAATGGAACTGGCGCATGGTTCCCGGGTTGCTCGCTACGTCGATCTCGCCGGACATTCTGCAAGCGCAATTAAAGGCGACTGCAGATGAGAAGTTTGGGGGGGCGGCGCTGTTTGCGTATTCTGCGTTATACAAAAATCACAAGCCAAATTCAAAAGCCAGTCGCGTTCGCACCATCTGGCGCGAAGAGATGGTCCAAGAGCTCTTAACCAAATCGCCTGCTGAGGCGCAAACCCCAACAGGCGATGATGAATCGTAA
- the hflC gene encoding protease modulator HflC, which yields MKKYLYVIGVIVFFLLAGLVLSAAFIVTEIDQAVITQWGRPVRVIVGDSPFNQIDLLQENIVKLNGENDWNVRVVQGAGLYFKLPYFQKVEYFDDRALEYDAQPEAIVTKDKKNLVVDNFARWYIYDPLLFRQSIISIANARTRLDDIIYSALRDVLGKNDFIEIIRSNNDMVNDLDLDIPAQKRIQITTGRDQIMKEVTEISRREALSLGVYIIDVRIKRADVPTENQSAIYENMKAERARISMKYEEEGKRDAAIIRAETDLTVNNMLAEAEREAQVIQGTADAEAARIYANGFVKEVSGQASQTIQGFEDNPEFFRFVRSLEALEKSLDSNTTLILDTQNELLRSLNQTIK from the coding sequence ATGAAAAAGTATCTCTACGTTATTGGCGTGATTGTTTTCTTCTTGCTGGCGGGTCTGGTTTTATCGGCAGCGTTTATCGTTACCGAAATCGACCAGGCGGTCATCACCCAATGGGGGCGCCCGGTGCGCGTCATTGTGGGCGATTCGCCATTTAACCAAATTGATCTCTTGCAGGAAAATATTGTTAAACTGAACGGTGAAAATGACTGGAACGTGCGCGTTGTCCAAGGCGCAGGGCTGTATTTCAAACTGCCCTATTTTCAAAAGGTCGAATATTTTGACGACCGCGCACTCGAATACGACGCCCAGCCGGAAGCGATCGTCACGAAAGATAAAAAGAACTTAGTGGTCGATAATTTTGCGCGCTGGTATATCTATGATCCGTTGTTGTTTCGCCAGAGCATTATTAGCATCGCCAATGCTCGCACCCGTTTGGACGATATCATCTACTCGGCGCTGCGTGATGTGTTGGGCAAAAATGACTTCATCGAAATTATCCGCTCGAACAACGATATGGTGAACGATCTTGATCTCGACATTCCCGCGCAAAAGCGCATTCAAATCACAACCGGTCGCGACCAAATTATGAAAGAAGTGACCGAGATCAGCCGCCGCGAAGCGTTGTCGCTGGGCGTGTACATCATTGACGTGCGCATCAAGAGGGCCGACGTGCCTACTGAAAACCAGAGTGCGATTTATGAAAACATGAAAGCCGAACGCGCGCGCATCAGCATGAAATATGAAGAAGAAGGCAAGCGCGACGCTGCTATTATCCGCGCCGAAACCGACCTCACAGTCAACAACATGTTGGCGGAAGCGGAACGCGAAGCTCAAGTTATTCAGGGCACGGCTGACGCTGAAGCGGCCCGCATCTATGCGAACGGCTTTGTGAAAGAGGTCTCAGGACAGGCGTCGCAAACTATCCAGGGCTTTGAAGACAATCCGGAGTTTTTCCGTTTTGTGCGTTCGCTCGAAGCGCTTGAGAAAAGCCTGGACAGCAATACGACGCTGATTCTTGATACGCAAAATGAATTGTTGCGGTCATTGAACCAGACAATTAAGTGA